GCCGGGGCGGAATCGGCCGCCGCGGGAGCGCACGCCGATATCGAGGCCCGCGAAGGAGGCCGGGAGAAACCGTTGTCCGAGGAGTATCTCCGCCTGGGAATCGCGGAGTTGTTTCTGGGCCGTGGCGCTTCGGCCGTCGTCCAGTTGAAGGAGGCTTTGCGCCGCTCCGACCGTCTCGGGCCGGTGCTCAATGCCCTGGCGGTGGCGATGTACGATCAGGGAAAGATCGACCCGGCGATTTCCTACTGCCGCGAAGCGATTCGGGAAGCCGGAAGCAACAGGGCGCTGCAAAACGCGGTCCAGAGAAACCTCGCGCTCTTGTATCTGGAAAAGGGCGATGCCGCCCGCGCTGCGGAATTTACCGAGGCGGCCATCGAGGGAATGGACGCCGGCGGGGCGCTGGACGTGAAGGCGCAGCTGCACCTGCGGGCGGGCCAGCTTTTCCGGCGGCTCGGCGATCTGGAGAAGGCGCGCCACCATCTGTATGAAGCGAATCTGCTATTCCAAAAGGGCCACAACGGGATCCTGCGGGTCCGGTCGCTGGTGGGTTTGGCGGCCATTCAGGGCGATCTCGGGGAAATCGAGGCCTCGCTGAAGAATCTCGAGGAAGCCATGCATATCTGCCAGGGCAGCGGGGACAAGGCGGGCGAGGCGCTTGTTCTGGGACAGATGGGAATCGCATATTCCGGCCAGGATCAGTTCACGCGCGCCCTGGAATATTATGAGCAGGCCCTCGCGCTGCACCGCGAGTTGGGCAGCGACAAGGGCATCGCGGCCAATTTGAGCAACATCGGAAATATTCATTACTTCCGCGGGGATCTCGCAGAAGCGCAGTCCGCCTATGAGGCCGCCCTCGGAATCAATCGGAAAGAGGGCCATCCGATTGGGCAGGCGACGACGCTCGGGAATCTGGGGCGGGTGTTTTTCGAGCGGGAAAGCTACGCGCAGGCGCGTGTCTGCCTGAATGAAGCGCGCGATCTTTTCCGGGGAGCCGGGGCGGAGGAGCAGTTGGCCAACGTTCGCCAGGTTCTCGAGGAAGTCGAGCGGGCCGAGAATTCCTGACAAAACTCAATTTTGAAGTTTATTGTCCGTCTCGCGCAGTTTTTGGGAGAGGTTCCGGGCGAGATGCAGTGCCACCTTGAATCCGAAGCTGGGCATGATCCCGCTCAAAATTCCCGGGTCGACGGCGAGCACCAGCGTCGATTTGGCGGCGGTCACCGTCGCGCTGCGGGGGGAATCGTCCAGAATGGACATTTCGCCGAAAAAATGCCCGATCCCCAGACGCGATATTTCCTTTCCCCGGAGTGAGATGCGCACCTCGCCGGACACGATCAGGTAAAAGGTGTCGCCCGGATCCCCTTCCTCGAAGATGATTTCGTCCTGATGATAGGATTTCCGTCCGCACAGCCTGAAGAACCGGAGAATTTCGCTGGTGTCCATCTCCCGGAAAAATTCGTAATGGTTTTGGAGCTTGGAGATGAGGTCTTCGATGGGAGGGGCCCCTTCCCTTGTGAGCTTGAAGGATGCGGAAGGGGGATTCGCATGGGTGGTTTTTCTGTCGGGCGGCATATTCATGGGGTTTTCCTATCTACATATGTGCTCCCGGTGCGGGCGCGGCAAATGAGCTGAGAAAAAAATACGCATGGGGCTACTCCACCAGTTTCTCTTCTTCGGGTGCGTTGTTTTTTTCCAAAGAGATTTTTTTGTTCATCTCGCCGATTGCCTGATTGGATTCCCGGAGTTTTTCGGACAACTGCTTGGCGATGTTGACCACCACCTTGTAGCTGAGCGCTGGCATTCTTGTGGCCAGTATTTTCCGGGTTATCGTGAAGAGAACCGTGCCCTCTCCGGGGATTGCGGACGCGGAGCGGGGCGCGCTCTCCAACATGGCCATTTCACCAAACACCTGGCCGGGGCCGAGGCGCGCCACATCGCGATCACCCATGCGAATGATAATCTCACCGGAAACGATCAGGTAGAACTCTTCACCGATGTCGCCTTCGCGAAACACGACATCTCCGGGGCCGTAGGTATCTCTCTTGCACAACCGGAGGAAAGAACCCACCTCGTCCTCCAGCATGTCGCCGAAGAATGTGTAGTTTTTCTGAAGTTTCCGGATCAGCGTACGGAGCTGCAGCGGAAGCTCGCGCTTGACGAAGTTGAGTTTTTTGAAAGCCGACGGGTGCTCTGCCGGCGGCTGACCTGAT
This DNA window, taken from bacterium, encodes the following:
- a CDS encoding cyclic nucleotide-binding domain-containing protein, coding for MNMPPDRKTTHANPPSASFKLTREGAPPIEDLISKLQNHYEFFREMDTSEILRFFRLCGRKSYHQDEIIFEEGDPGDTFYLIVSGEVRISLRGKEISRLGIGHFFGEMSILDDSPRSATVTAAKSTLVLAVDPGILSGIMPSFGFKVALHLARNLSQKLRETDNKLQN
- a CDS encoding cyclic nucleotide-binding domain-containing protein, producing the protein MPDSPSGQPPAEHPSAFKKLNFVKRELPLQLRTLIRKLQKNYTFFGDMLEDEVGSFLRLCKRDTYGPGDVVFREGDIGEEFYLIVSGEIIIRMGDRDVARLGPGQVFGEMAMLESAPRSASAIPGEGTVLFTITRKILATRMPALSYKVVVNIAKQLSEKLRESNQAIGEMNKKISLEKNNAPEEEKLVE